DNA sequence from the Bernardetia sp. genome:
TATGCTTCCTTAGAAAAATCTCGTCCTACTGAGCAAGAAGAATTGGAAATCAATTTTCGCTTGGCATATTCTTATTTTAAAATTAGAAGAACAGACAAAGCGCTTCGTACTTTTTCATCTCTACAATCGAAAAACAATGAATACTATGCACAAGCAAGTTATTATGTAGGATTTATTAATTACGAACTCGGAAACTTCGAAAAAGCCATTGAAAACCTTACTAAAGCAAAAGCAGATAAAAAATATGTAGAAAGTTCCAACAAACTCATCGCACAATCTTACTATGGCTTAAAAGACTGTGATGGATTGAGCAATTTTCTCTCTTCTATTGCACAAGAAAAGCATGAGGTTGAGCTTTTTTATTATGCTGCTCAATGTGCTTATCTCAACAATGATTTTGATTTAGCCTATGAGTGGTTTGGTCGTTATAAAAGAAACAGCAAACAGCTTTCCGATTCGGCAGCCTATCAATACCTCAATACGCTTTATGAAACTGAAAAGTACGACGAGTTTTTAGATTATGAGATGTCTTCACTTGCTGGTGGAGAATACTACTCTCCTATTTTGCTGATGAAAGCTGGTATTTATGAGAAAAAAAATAATTATAAAAAAGCAGCAACAGTTTATGATGAGTTAGCAGCCTATAACCCATCGGGAGCAGAAAAAGCATATTTTTCTAAATTAAAAAATCTGTATTTGTCAGAAGAATATGAGTTCCTGTTTTCAGAGAGCAAAAAATTTGAAGAAAAATTTCCTCAAAGCGATTACTTGCCAGAGGTTATTATGATTACGACAAATGCTCTAACGATTGGGAAGGATTTTCAAAGTGCAATGAACTACCTCAAAACTAGAGATAGTAACAAGAAAAATATTAGAAAGAATGAATTAGATAAGATGTATGTAAACTTAGCCTTAGAAGCTATAAAAAAACTTTTCAATCAGTCTTCTTATGATGAAATGAGAGGTGTGATGAGTGAACTTAGTAATACCGTTTCTATCAATGATTCTCTTCAAAATTTCATTCATTTTTATACTGCTGAAGCACTTCTTCAAGAGACTAAAGTGGGAGAAGCTGAAAATATATATAAAAAGATTCCTGTATCAAGTCAGTTTTATGCTGATTCAAAATATGGATTAGGAGTAATCAATTTTAATAAGGCGAGTTATAGCAGCCGAGCCAAACAAGATGCACTGACCTTTTTAGAAGAATATTTAAAATCTTCAAGAGAATTGGTGGTAAAGGAAAAAGCTGTAGATGCTCTTACTCGTTTGGCGACTATTTATGCTTCAAATGGTCATAACCAAGAGGCTGAAATAAATTTTATGAAAGCTCTACAATTTGGAGATTATGAAGTTGAGTACATTAACTTTTCTTTAGGACAAATTTATTTTGTTCAAAATGATTATAACAAGGCAATAGAACGTTTTGATTTAGTAATGCAAACGCCTAATTCTTTGTATGCACAATACTCACAACTTATGAAAGCCAAAATCTATGAGAGCAAAAGTGAGCGTAAAAAGGTTATTCTGCTTCTCAATGATTTTATTAAGCGTTATCCTCAAAGTGAAAAATTAGCAGAAGCTCTGTACAGCCGTGGAAATGCTTGGAACGGACTGGGAAATAATAAGAATGCTATCAATGATTATACTGCCTTGATTAGTAATTATCCTACTTCTGAAAAAGCAACTCTAGCCTTGAACACATTGGAAGATTATGCAGATTTTGGTATAACAGTAGGAAATATAGAAGAACTTAGAAATATCTATGCTAGTCATAATTCTAGTTACAACCTAGATGCTGTTACCGTTTCTGGTTCTGGGCTAGGGGAAGGTGTGAAAGAAGATTTTGAAATAGCTTTCAAACTTTATAAGAAAAATGAGTTTTCTGGAGCTATTGCAAGATTTAGAGACATCATAAGCAAAAATGATATTGCAGGAACAGCTTATTACGACCCCATTTATTATTACTTAGGAAAAAGTTACCAATATTATGGAGACAACAACCAAGCAATAAAGAATCTACAACGAGTAGGAGGAAAGATGCAAACAGGTGCGTTGTCAGATATGGGAGATATTGAATTTGGAAGAGGAAACTACAACAGTGCCATCAC
Encoded proteins:
- a CDS encoding tetratricopeptide repeat protein, with the protein product MPFQNQLYGILGMFVYLLVVLFVPSSYAFPQHHTTLGATPLENTFQNALTLFEQKHYEAAQKTFSSYLDATGSDLSPQQEISQTLEATYYIRLCELYLKKPYSERNSVEFISTYQHTYFADRLTLALANAFYEEGNYRKAAYYYASLEKSRPTEQEELEINFRLAYSYFKIRRTDKALRTFSSLQSKNNEYYAQASYYVGFINYELGNFEKAIENLTKAKADKKYVESSNKLIAQSYYGLKDCDGLSNFLSSIAQEKHEVELFYYAAQCAYLNNDFDLAYEWFGRYKRNSKQLSDSAAYQYLNTLYETEKYDEFLDYEMSSLAGGEYYSPILLMKAGIYEKKNNYKKAATVYDELAAYNPSGAEKAYFSKLKNLYLSEEYEFLFSESKKFEEKFPQSDYLPEVIMITTNALTIGKDFQSAMNYLKTRDSNKKNIRKNELDKMYVNLALEAIKKLFNQSSYDEMRGVMSELSNTVSINDSLQNFIHFYTAEALLQETKVGEAENIYKKIPVSSQFYADSKYGLGVINFNKASYSSRAKQDALTFLEEYLKSSRELVVKEKAVDALTRLATIYASNGHNQEAEINFMKALQFGDYEVEYINFSLGQIYFVQNDYNKAIERFDLVMQTPNSLYAQYSQLMKAKIYESKSERKKVILLLNDFIKRYPQSEKLAEALYSRGNAWNGLGNNKNAINDYTALISNYPTSEKATLALNTLEDYADFGITVGNIEELRNIYASHNSSYNLDAVTVSGSGLGEGVKEDFEIAFKLYKKNEFSGAIARFRDIISKNDIAGTAYYDPIYYYLGKSYQYYGDNNQAIKNLQRVGGKMQTGALSDMGDIEFGRGNYNSAITHYKSLEKIAPNDDMRMLAWENLTKTYAQQGDYATANNYLAIIRNKKALANNDFVRLYENKILAGQEQIDEAIEGLSKLGNDRQANPKYASEALYELAKLMHTIGDTQSAKSILQDLRKEFAEQTEVQVKANKLALLLD